One genomic window of Deltaproteobacteria bacterium includes the following:
- a CDS encoding ArsR family transcriptional regulator, producing the protein MRLTPQEQTELAALTKALGHPARVAILQHLLETDSCVCGRIVEVLPLAQSTVSQHLKQLRTAGLIRGEIEGPRICYCVDTNGLDRLKTLLHALLEENP; encoded by the coding sequence ATGAGACTGACTCCGCAAGAACAGACAGAGCTCGCCGCCCTGACCAAGGCCCTGGGGCATCCGGCCCGGGTGGCCATTCTTCAGCACCTCCTTGAAACCGACTCCTGCGTCTGTGGCCGAATCGTCGAGGTCCTCCCCCTGGCCCAGTCCACGGTCAGCCAGCATCTCAAGCAGTTGCGAACGGCCGGACTCATTCGGGGAGAAATAGAAGGACCCAGAATCTGTTATTGCGTCGATACAAACGGTCTGGATCGCCTGAAAACTTTACTGCACGCATTGCTGGAAGAGAACCCATAA